Below is a window of Tissierellales bacterium DNA.
GGCTATTGGATGGGTCATTAATTTATTAGAACGAGGTTCTGCATCTATGGAGAGAATCAATATTATATTAGAAGAGAAGCCTGAAATACTGGATTCAAAGAATGTAATTGAATTAAAGGAAGTTAAAGGAAATATTACATTTTCAAATGTATCTTTTAAATATCCTAGATCAGATAATTATGCATTAAAAAATATTAATATAAATATACCAGTGGGTAGTACAGTAGCAATAGTTGGTAAAACCGGTAGTGGAAAAACCACATTAGTTAATTTATTATTAAGACTTTATGATATAGAACAAGGAGAAATATTATTGGATGGAACAAATATTAAGGATATTACTCTTAAATCCTTACGGGAAAATATAGGATATGTTCCTCAAGACAATTTTCTTTTTTCAACGACTATAAAAGATAATATAACATTTCCTTTTGATTTTGAAATTAATGATGAAAAAGTTTATAATGCATCAAAAACTGCAGAAGTTTATAACAATATTGTTGAATTTCCCAATAAATTTCATACTGTCTTAGGTGAAAAAGGTGTAACCTTATCCGGTGGGCAGAAACAAAGAGTTTCTATAGCAAGAGCTCTTATAAAAAAATCTCCTGTACTAATATTTGATGATAGTTTATCTAGTGTAGATACAGAAACAGAAGAAAAAATACTTAATAATTTAAATACAATAACAGAAGAAACAACAACTATTATTATTAGTCATAGAATTTCAACAGTTAAAGACTCTGACCAAATAATAGTTTTAGATGAAGGAATAATTGCTGAAAAGGGAAATCATAATACTTTGCTAAAATTAAATGGAATTTATAGAGATATTTATGAAAAACAACTTCTTGAAGAAAAATTAAAGGAAATTAACTAATAGGAG
It encodes the following:
- a CDS encoding ABC transporter ATP-binding protein — encoded protein: MKSFKTLKPFFTEYKWKYILGALWLIIVDIVQLLVPQILRTVTNLLQDNHLTISSLIKYGILIMVTGLIIAVGRYFWRIYIQGTSRTLEYYLRNKLFNHLLDLSTDYFNTQKTGDLMAHATNDINAVRMALGPGIVALIDAIFITILAIFMMIKTTNIKLTLIALITLPFIAIIVGRFGKLVHRRFRIVQEAFSELTDTTQENFAGIRVVKSFVQEEEEIKKFTQVNQYNLEKNLELVKVSGTFQPLVQFLASISFLIVIWYGGTLVMMDEISLGDFIAFNSYLALLIWPMMAIGWVINLLERGSASMERINIILEEKPEILDSKNVIELKEVKGNITFSNVSFKYPRSDNYALKNININIPVGSTVAIVGKTGSGKTTLVNLLLRLYDIEQGEILLDGTNIKDITLKSLRENIGYVPQDNFLFSTTIKDNITFPFDFEINDEKVYNASKTAEVYNNIVEFPNKFHTVLGEKGVTLSGGQKQRVSIARALIKKSPVLIFDDSLSSVDTETEEKILNNLNTITEETTTIIISHRISTVKDSDQIIVLDEGIIAEKGNHNTLLKLNGIYRDIYEKQLLEEKLKEIN